A region of the Lysobacter sp. K5869 genome:
GTCGGCCCACCACAGATGATTGCTGCCGGAGCGGTCGGAGAAGAACACGATCTGGCGCCCGTCCGGCGCCACCGCCGGCAGCATGTCGCGGGCCGAGGACGGGAACAGCGGATCGACCACGTGCACCGCGCCCTTGGAGGTATCGCCCAGGACCACGCGGAACAGGCCGAAGTACGGCTTGCGCTGGACGAAGGCCGCGGCCGGGCGCGACGCCGCCACCGCCGGGAACTGCGCCGATTCGATGCCCAGGTCGCGGGCCTGCCCGGTTTCCAGCTCCAGGCGGAACAGACGGGTGTCGCCGTCGATCATCCGCCCGAACAGAATGCTGCGGTTGTCCGGCAGCCAGTCCCAGCCGCGCACGTCGGCGCTGAGCTGGCTGAGCCGCTCGGCGGTGCCGCCCTCGGCCGGCAGGCGCCAGAAATCGCCCTGCGGGTTGTTGCGCAGGAACACGATCCAGCGGCCGTCCGGCGAGAACCGCGGCGACAAGTCGAGATTGCCGGCGCCCGGGCGGTACGGCACCGCGCGCCATTCGCCGCTGGCCAGATCGAGCACGCGCATGCCGACCATGCCCTGCGCCGTCTGCATGCTGCCGAAGATCAGGCCGCGGCCGTCGGGCGTCCACTCGAAGGTCGGCGGATTGCGCGGATCGCAGTCGCCGACCTCGCGCTCGGCGCCGCCGTTGGCGGCGATCAGCAGCACCTTGCACGAACGCGCCGGATCGACCCGCAGGAACGCGATCGAGCGGCCGTCCGGCGACCACGCCGGGTAGCTGTCCTCGGCCAGCCCGCTGGGCCGGGTGAGTTGGCGCGGCGGGGTTTGATCGGTGGTCTGGACCAGGATCGCGGTGCCACGCTGGCCCTCGGGAATGGCGACGTAGGCGACCAGGGCCGCGTCCGGCGACAGGGTCGGCTGGACTTCGAAGCCGGGCATCGAAGTGATCAGGCGATACGGGCGCGGCGAGCCGGCGACCCGCGCCGGATCGACCGGCGCCGCGGCCACGCCCGGCGCATGCGCCTGCCGCGCCAGCGACCACCACACCAGCGCGATCACCAGCAGCAGCACGGTCGCGACCGCGCCGACGATCGAGCGCCAGGTACCGCGCGGACGCGGCTGGTTCGGCAGCGGCACCGGCTCGATGCGCTCGGCCGCGCGCGCGCCCGGCGCGGCGGCGAAGGCCTCGGCCGGATCGGCGGAGGCGTCGAAGCGGGAGGCGTCGAAACCGTCGACCGCCGCGGGCGTTTCGGCCTCGCCGGCCGCCGCCGTTTCCGGCACCTGCCAGCGCACCTTGGCCAGCAGGCGATAACCGTTCTTGGCAATGGTCTCGATGTAGCGCGGGTTGCCGCGGTCCTCGTCGAAGGCCTTACGCAGTTGGGTGATCGCCTGGGTGACCACGTCGTCGGTCGGCAGCGTGTCCGGCCAGACTTCGGCCAGCAGCGCATCGCGGCTCACCACGCGGTCGGCGTGATCGACGAGCACGAGCAACACGCCCATCGCTTTGGGCGTGATCCGGCGCGGCCGACGCGCCCCCGGCGCGCGGATCTCGCGCAGGGGGATGTCGACCAGGCAATCGCCTACCCGCAGATGCTCGGCGGGCAAGGGCGGCGTCGATGGCTCGTGGGTTCGCGGCATGAATCCTGCTGATGGTGCGCACTTGCCCGCGGTTGGTCATGTGCCTGAACGCCTAGACACAAAACGGACCAACCGACATATCCGGCATGGCGCGGTGGCGCGATCGGAAAGGCGCGCCGAGTGAGCTTGTTCTAGCCGCCTATTCTAGCCCCCGGGAACCGCGCCACGGCCCGCAGCACAGCGTCGCAGGGCGGTTTTAGGCCCCGGCGGGCCGAAACGTATCGTTCCAAAACGCGCACGGCGCCGTGTATTTATCTGTAACGCATCGCCTGCGAGGCGATTACGCCGTCGCAGCGGCGTCTCAGCTTAACGCGGGAGTCATTTCAATTTCGTTCAGCGCCGCGGGGCGATTCCGCCGCGCCCGGGCTTCAAGTGCGCGGCTGGCGGAGCATGGTCAAGCCGATCAAGCGCGACACCACCGCGGCGAGATAGCCCACCCCGGCGAGCTGCTCGAACATCGTCAGCACCCGCGCCGCGGGCGACATCGGCAGGATGTCGCCCAGGCCCACGGCCGACAGGTTGGTGAAACTCAGGAACAGCAATTCCAGCCACGTGCGCGGCTCGCCCGGCCGTTCGGCACCGACGAAGCTGCCCGGATACCAGGCCTGACAGACCAAGAACGCGTAAGCGAAGCCCCAGGCCAGCAGGGTGAACGTCGCGCCGGCCGCGAACAGTTCGTCGGCGGTCACTTTGTGGTCGCTCATCATGTAAGCGATCAACGCGCCGGCCGCGTAGAAATACAGCGCCGCTTCCAACGCCGAGGACAGCACCAACAAACCGGGGCTGGCGACGACCACCGACAGCACCGACAGCGCGAACGCCGGTATCGCGATGATCCAGGCGATCCACTTGATCGCCGGACTGCGGTTGACCACCCACACCGCCAACGCCAGCACCAACACGCCGAACGCGCCGAACACCACGCGCCCGCCGCCGCCGGGCTCGAACAAGGGATAGGCCAGCAGGCTCAGCAACTGCGCCGCCAGCAAGAACGCCGAGGGGTGGCGGCGGGCGATGGCGCGGGCTTTCAGGGAGGCGTAGCTGGTCATGGCGAAGGAGGCCGGCGCTGAAGGTGGAAAAAAGAAAGCCGGGCATCAGCATGCCCGGCTTTCTTCGACTTCTCACCCGTCTTCGTCGCGGCCTTACGAACTGGCCGCCACCCCAGGTAGGAGCGGCGTGAGCCGCGACCGCTCGCTTCGCGCTTGCGCCGTCGGCCGGAGGTCGCGGTCGCGGCTCGCGCCGCTCCTACAATCGCCTCCGGCCGGTGTCGGCCTTAAGCGCGGCGATACACCTCGGCGCCCTGCGCGCGGAACTCGGCCGACTTCTCCGCCATGCCCTCGTCCAGCGCGGCCTGCTCGTCCACGCCGTGTTCCTTGGCGTAGTCGCGCACGTCCTGGGTGATCTTCATCGAGCAGAAGTGCGGGCCGCACATCGAGCAGAAGTGGGCGACCTTGTGCGCGTCCTTGGGCAAGGTTTCGTCGTGGTACTCGCGCGCGCGCTCCGGGTCGAGGCCGAGGTTGAACTGGTCTTCCCAGCGGAACTCGAAGCGCGCCTTGCTCATCGCGTTGTCGCGCGCCTGCGCGCCGGGGAAGCCCTTGGCGAGGTCGGCGGCGTGGGCGGCGATCTTGTACGCCATCAGGCCTTCACGCACGTCGTGCTTGTTCGGCAGGCCCAGGTGTTCCTTCGGCGTCACGTAGCAGAGCATCGCGGTGCCGTACCAGCCGATCATCGCCGCGCCGATCGCGCTGGTGATGTGGTCGTAACCCGGCGCGATGTCGGTGGTCAGCGGGCCGAGGGTGTAGAACGGCGCTTCGCCGCAGACCTCGAGCTGCTTGTCCATGTTCTCCTTGATGAGCTGCATCGGCACGTGGCCGGGGCCCTCGATCATGGTCTGCACGTCGTGCTTCCACGCGATCTGGGTCAGCTCGCCCAGGGTTTCCAGCTCGCCGAACTGGGCCGCGTCGTTGGCGTCGGCGATCGAGCCCGGACGCAGGCCGTCGCCGAGCGAGAACGCCACGTCGTAAGCCTTCATGATTTCGCAGATTTCCTCGAAGTGGGTGTAGAGGAAATTCTCCTTGTGGTGCGCCAGGCACCACTTGGCCAGGATCGAACCGCCGCGCGAGACGATGCCGGTCACCCGCTTGGCGGTCAGCGGCACGTAGCGCAGCAGCACGCCGGCGTGGATGGTGAAGTAGTCCACGCCCTGCTCGGCCTGTTCGATCAAGGTGTCGCGGAAGATCTCCCAATTGAGCTCTTCGGCGCGGCCGTCGACCTTCTCCAGCGCCTGATAGATCGGCACCGTGCCGATCGGCACCGGCGAATTGCGGATGATCCACTCGCGGGTTTCGTGGATGTGCTTGCCGGTGGACAGATCCATGACCGTGTCCGCGCCCCAGCGGATCGACCACACCAGCTTCTCCACTTCCTCGGCGATGCCCGAGGACACCGCGGAGTTGCCGATGTTGGCGTTGACCTTGGTCAGGAAGTTGCGGCCGATGATCATCGGCTCGCTTTCCGGGTGATTGATGTTGTTCGGGATGATGGCGCGGCCGCGCGCGACTTCGTCGCGCACGAATTCGGGGGTGATGATCTTGCCGATGTCGGCGCCGAAGCTGTGGCCCGGATGCTGGTTGAGCAGGTGCGCTTCGCGGATCGTCTCCAGCCGCTGGTTCTCGCGGATGGCGATGTACTCCATCTCCGGCGTGACGATGCCGCGGCGGGCGTAATGCATCTGGGTGACGTTGGCGCCGGCGAGCGCGCGGCGCGGCAGCGGACGGTTGCCGAAGCGCACGTGGGCGAGCTTGGGGTCGTGCTCGCGCTGGCGGCCGAATTGCGAGGACAGACCGGCGAGCAATTCAGTGTCGCCGCGCTCGGCGATCCAGTTCGCGCGCAGCGGCGCCAGACCGGCGGCGAGGTCGATGGTCGCGTCCGGGTCGGTGTAGGCGCCGGAGGTGTCGTACACCGCCAGCGGCGCGTTGTCCTCGCCGCCGAAGATGGTCGGCGTGCGCGCCAGCGCGATCTCGCGCATCGGCACGTTCAGGTCGGGGCGCGAGCCTTGCACATGGATCTTGCGCGAGCCGGGGATCGGGCGGGTGACGTCGGCCGACAACTTCTCGGCTTGCTGGATCAGCTCGGAGGGAACCGCGTTCATGGGAATTCGTCCGCTTTGGAGGGGAGCTTTGGGAAGACAAGCCGGCCGCACACCTGACGGTGCGGCGCTGCGAGCCCGGAGGCTCGCGCAAAGCGGGCGCGCGGACGCGGGATCCGCGTCGCACGAAGCTTCCCTACGGCGGTCTCAACCGCATCAGGTTCGAAGGGACTGTCTCAACCGGACGGCCGTGTCGGCCCGCCGCGGTACCCCCGCTTCAAGTGCGCATTAGACCCGGAAACCCGGCCGGGCGCCAATCCCGGCCGGCGGCGACCGCCGTCGCAGGCCCGCGCGGCCCGCCTTGCCGGCGTCGCGCGCGGCCGCTAGCGTGCGTGCATGAACCCACGCCGCCCGCTCGTCCTGCTGCCCCTCGCCGCCGCCTTGCTGCTCGGCGGCTGCCTCCTCGGCCACACCGTGCACCCCTCGCCCGCGGCCGAACGCGCGGCGGCGGACGCGCGCGCGAGCCGGTTGTTCGAGCGCCTGCGGCCGCTGTGCGGGCAGGCCTTCGCCGGCCGCATCGTCGCCGACACGCCGCGCAGCGCGGACGATCCGTTCATCGGCAAACGCCTGATCATGCACGTGCGCGGTTGCGAGACCGACACCATCCGCATCCCGTTCCAGGTCGGCGAAGACCGCTCGCGCACCTGGGTGTTCGACCGCCGCGCCGGCGATCTGCGCTTCAAGCACGACCACCGCCACCGCGACGGCAGCGAGGACGAGCTGACCATGTACGGCGGCGACCTCAAGCCCGGCGGCGAAGGCGACCGCTACGAATTCCCGGCCGACCCGCAAAGCCGCTCGATGTTCCGCCGTTTGGGCCGCGAAGTCTCGGTGCCGAACGTGTGGGCGGTGGAGATCGACGGGCGGCGCTTCGTCTACGAACTCGCGCGCCCCGGCCGCTTGTTCCGGATCGAATTCGATCTCACCCAACCGGTGCCCGCGCCCCCGCCGCCGTGGGGCGGTTGAGGACGCGGGCGACGACGCGGTGCCGGCTCAGTTCGGACCCGGGTTGGGGTAGTAGCCGTAGCAGTAGTTCTGCCCGTTCTTGGTCAGATAAAAGCGATTGCAATTGGTGTCGTAGCTGCTGCCGGTCGCGGTGATGCGATAGCCCGACAGGTACGCGCCGTTGAGGTGATAGAAGCTGCCGTTCTGCTTCAGCGACCAATGCTGGTGCGGTCCGGTCGAGCTGCCGCCGTTGCACAGCGCCTGCGCCTGGGTGTTGGCCGGATTGGCGATGGCGGTGTTCATCGACACGTTGGCGCCGGTGTTGTACTGGATGTTCATCAGGTGGTAGTAGGTCGTCGACCAACCGCCGCTGTGCACGATCTCGGCGAAGCACGAGGAGTGGCGCTTGAACGAACCCGCCGCCGACGCCGACACCCAGTTGCCGCTCTGGTTGCTGCCCCAGCCGCCGCCGCGCGACATGTCCAGCGACGACATCGGGTAGTTGCCCGAGCCGGTGTTGGTGTGCGCGCCGCCGACATGCCAGCTCGCGCCGCGCGGGAACGGGAACTGCAGCAGGCCGTTGGGCGAAAGCGGCTGCACGTCCGGGCCGGACTTGGCGAAGCGGTCGGACGGCGCCTTGGCCTGGCGCGGCTCGTTGAACAAACGCCCGTAAATCAGCTGGAATTCGCCGTCGCCGCGCAACGCGGCCGCCGGCTCGCTGTCGCCGGAACGCTGGAACAGCGCCTGCAGCGGATTGGCCCGGGCCAGCGTCACCGGCCCCTTGGCGCCGTCGGGATCGCGCTCGTACAGCGATTGGCGCAGCGCCAGCGCGACTTCGCGCGTCTGCGCGCCGAAACCGTCGGCGCGCGCGAGCTTGCCGAACGGACGCTTGGGCGCGTCGCCGCGCTTGGCGCTGATCGCGCCGCTCTGCTGCTCCATCAGCGCGATCAGCACTTTCGGGCTGATGCCGCTGTAGCCGGCCCAGTGCGAAATCTCTTCCGAATGTTTGCGCAGCTGCGGCGCGTGCTTGGCCAGATACGCGTCGATGTCGAAATCGAACATCTCGTCGTAGGAATACACCAAGTCCTCGCCGCTGAGCCCATGGCCCTGCGCGCTGGCGTTGCCGCCGATCGCCGCCAGCGCACACAGCAGCGCCAGCCCCAGTCCCGCCTTGGAAATCTTCTTCATGGTCCGCTCCCGAGAAAGACAGTGAAGAGTCGATGGACAGCGTCGAAGCCCTAGCGGCCGAACCGCGCGGCGAACGGCGCAGGCGAGTGCGCGCACGACCGTTCGTCATCGTCGGAACGCCCGCGATTCGCTGTCCGTACACCGCGGGCGGCCGGACTCTGACCGCGCGCGTCGGCGCTGTCGTGCGACGCAGTTCAAATCGGCGCCGTGCATGCGCCGGCGCACGGCCGTTTCTCGATTCGCTTCACAGCGCGCGAGAGAGCGCGTCGCAAACCGGCGCGGCGAGCATGAACGCAAATGGGAGCAGCGCACACAATGCGGCCGCGGCGCGCGCGGTTTGCTGCGATGCCGCGCGCCGACGCGCCGCTGCGGACGCGGACGGCGCGCGGCGTGAATGCATTGAGTGCGCACGCGCCGATGGACGCGCGCAGGGAAACGGCAACGACCGTCCACGCGCTCGGCACGCAGGCAGCGGAATCCGCGTTGCGCCGGCCAGCGGCGCGCTCGCGCCGCGCTTCTGCGACACTGTCGCCCCGCACGCCAAGGAGAGCCGCGCATGTTCCGTTCCCATCGTTCCCTGCTGACCGCGCTGCTGGCCGTGGCCGGCCTGTCGTCGGGCGGCTTCGCCCACGCCGACGAGTTCGTCCTGCAAAGCGCCGACCTCGCCGCGGGCGAAGCGGTGCCGGCGATCCACCTGTTCACCGCCTGCGCCGGCGGCAATATCTCGCCCGCGCTGGAATGGAAGAACCCGCCCGTGGGCACGCGCAGCTTCGCGGTGACCGTGTTCGATCCCGACGCGCCCACCGGCAACGGCTGGTGGCATTGGGCGGTGGTGAACCTGCCGGTCGCCACGACGACACTCGAACGCGGCGCCAAGCCGCCGGCGAGCGCGCTGCAACTGCGCAACGATTTCGGCCAGACCGGCTACAGCGGCCCGTGCCCGCCGCCGGGCAAGCCGCATCGCTACGAGTTCACGGTGTGGGCGCTCAAGAGCGACAAGCTCAAGCTCGACGCCAAGACGCCGGCCGCGCTCGGCGGGGTCATGGCGCGCGCCGACGCGCTCGGCCACGCGACGATCACGGTGCAGTACGGACGGCCGAAAAAGTAACCGCGGAAACCATCGCCCGCGGTCGCGTCGCCGCCGCCGGCGCGACCGCGAAGCCGCGCCGGCGCGGGCTTTGCGCCGGCCGCACATTTTTTCGCCGGGCCTCTTGACGCGCCGCACAACGGCACGGTATTGCTAAGCCCATGCACGCCGCCATCGCCCTCGCCCGCTCCGTCTCGACCCAGCCGCACGGCCGGGTATCGGCCGTCGCGGCGATGTCGATTACCACCACCGGTACCGGTACCACTCTTCCCAGGGTGCGGACGGGCGTGTCCAGATAAAGACCACGCCGCTCCGCACCCGACCAGGGTGCGGGCCGCCGGCCTCACCCTGACGGACCCGCGGAGCTCCACCAGGAGCCTGCCATGTCGTCCGCCCCACCCCAAGCCGCTTCCGACGCCCAGCCCGACGCGGCCGCGGCCGAAGATCACCTTGCCGCCGATGCCGCCGCCTATGCCGTACCGGCGTATCCGCCCGCACGCCACGCGCATAAGTTCGGCGGCAGCAGCCTCGCCGATCCCGACCGCTACCGCGTCGCCGTCGGCCTGCTCGACGACGGCGCCAGCGAGCGCATCGCCGTGGTCTCGGCCATGCAGGGCGTCACCGACGCGCTGGTGGCGATCGTCGATGCGAGGCTGAGCGGCCAGGATTGGAAACCGGCCTGGACCACGCTGCGCAAACGCCATCTCGACACCGCGCTGTCGCTGGACCCGCACCGCCGCCACGGCGTGCTGGAAGCGCTGGAAGCCGAGTTCGCGCAACTGCGCGACACACTGGACTGCCTGCACTCGCGCGACGAAAAAACCCCGCAAGCGGTGGCCGGCCTGGGCGAGGTGTGGTCGTCCTACCTGATCCACGCCGCGCTCGGCGGCGACCCGGCCGGCTGGGCACGGCTGGACGCGCGCGAGGTGCTGGTGGCGCATCCCAGCGAAATGGGCATGGCGGTGGATTGGGCGCAAAGCCGCGAGAACCTCGCCGCGTGGCGAAAACGCAACGCCGCGACCAACGTGGTCGTCACCGGCTTCGTCGCCCGCGACGCCCACGGCTACGCCACCACGCTCGGCCGCAACGGCAGCGACTACTCTGCGGCGATCTTCGCCAACCTGTTCGACGCCGACGCGCTGACCATCTGGACCGACGTCGACGGCGTGCTCTCGGCCGATCCGCGGCTGGTGCCCGACGCGGTGTGTTTGCCGTCGATGTCCTACGCCGAAGCCTGCGAACTGGCCTATTTCGGCGCCAAAGTGCTGCACCCGCAGACGATGGCGCCGGTGCAGCAGCGCGGCATTCCGCTGCGCATCCGCAACACCCGCAACCCGCAGGAACCCGGCACGCTCATCACCTTGCGCGCGCACCCCGGCGCGACGCCGGTGAAGGGGCTCAGCCTGGTCCACGATCTGGCCGTGCTGGAGCTGGTCGGCAACGGCCTGGTCGGCGTGCCCGGCGCGGCCGAGCGCCTGTTCGGCGCGCTGCGCGCGGCCGGCGTGTCGGTCACCATGATCTCGCAAGGCTCTTCCGAACATTCGATCTGCTGCGTGGTCCGCGCCGCCGAGGCCGAACGCGGCCGCGACGCGATCGTCGCCGCCTTCGCCGAAGCGATGGCCGACGGACAGACGCAACACGTGCAAGTCACTCCCGACATCTGCGTGCTGGCCGCGGTCGGCGACGGCATGGTCGGCCAGCCCGGCGTGGCCGCGCAGCTGTTCGACGGTTTGGCCAAGGCACGGGTCAACCTGCGCGCCATCGCCCAGGGCGCGGGCGAGCGCAACATCTCCGTGGCGATCGCCGCGCGCGACGCCACCCGCGCGCTGCGCGCGGCGCATTCGGCGTTCTGGTTGTCGCCGCAGTGCATTTCCATCGGCCTGATCGGCCCGGGCAAGGTCGGCCGCGCGCTGCTCGCCCAACTCGCCGCCGCGCAGCCGCGGTTCCAGCGCGAAACCCGCCCGCAGCATCGCCTGGACCTGCGCCTGCGCGCGCTCGCCGACAGCCGGCGCATGCATCTGGCGCCGCGCGCGCTCGGCTTCGACGATGCGCACGCGCTCGACGCCGAATCCGAAGCGCTGGATCTGGAACGCTTCGCCGCGCACGTGCGCGCCGAACACATCCCGCACGCGCTGATCGTCGATTGCAGCGGCTCCGACGCGGTCGCCGCGCGCTATCCCGAATGGCTCGCCGCCGGCATCCACGTGGTCACCCCGAGCAAGCACGCCGGCGCCGGCCCGCTGGCGCGCTACGAGGCGATCCGCGAAGCCGAGCGCCACGGCGGCCAGTTCCGCTACGAAGCCACGGTCGGCGCCGGCTTGCCGGTGATCCAAACCCTGCGCTCGCTGCTCGACACCGGCGACGAACTGACCGAAGTCGAAGGCATCCTGTCGGGCACGCTGGCCTGGCTGTTCAACCGCTACGACGGCCGCACGCCGTTCTCGCAACTGGTGCGCGAGGCGCACGAACTGGGCTACACCGAGCCCGATCCGCGCGACGACCTGTCCGGCACCGACGTGGCGCGCAAGCTGGTGATCCTGGCGCGCGAAGCCGGGCGGCCGCTGTCGCTGGAGCAGATCGAGGTCGAAAGCCTGGTGCCCGAGCAACTGCGCGAGGTGTCCAAGGACGAGTTCTTCCAGCGCCTGGACGAGCTCGACGCGCCGCTGCAGCAGCGCTTCGACGCCGCACGCGCGGCCGGGCTGAGCCTGCGCTACCTCGCCCGCCTGGACCGCGACGGCCGCGCCAGCGTCGGCGTGGTCAGCCCGCAGCCGGGCCACGCGGCTTTGCACGGCGCGCTCACCGACAACCTGATCCAGTTCCGCACGCGCCGTTACGCCGATAATCCGCTGGTGGTGCAAGGCCCGGGCGCCGGCCCGGACGTCACCGCCGCCGGCGTGTTCGGCGATCTGCTGACCATCGCCCAAACCCTCGGAGCCCGCGCATGAGCGCTGCCCTACCTTCCGCCGACGCCGCCGACGCGAAGCCCGCGCAACAAGCGCGCGCGTTCGCGCCCGGCAGCGTCGGTAACATCGGCGTGGGCTTCGACGTGCTCGGCCATTCCATCGAGGGCGTGCGCGATGTCGCCACGGTGCGGCGCATCGACGAGCCGACGGTGCGCATCCGCGCGATCCGCGGCGCGGTGCCGGGCGCGGATTCGCTGCCGCTGGAGGCCGCGCGCAACACCGCGGGACAAGCGCTGATTTCGCTGCGCGAGAAGCTCGGCCTCGCGCACGGCTTCGAGTTGGAATTGGATAAGGGCATTCCGCTCGGCTCCGGCCTGGGCGGTTCGGCGGCTTCGTGCGTGGCGACCTTGGTCGCCGCCAACGCGGTGTTGGCGAAACCTTTGTCGCGCGATGCGCTGTACGAATTCGCGCTCGACGGCGAATCGGTGTCCAGCGGCAGCCGCCACGGCGACAACGTCGCGCCGATGCTGCTCGGCGGCGTGGTCATGGCGACTTCGACGCGGATGATTCCGCTGGCGGTGCCCGAGTGGCTGCACGCGGTCGTGGTGCATCCCGACCAAGTGCTGGAAACCCGGCGCGCGCGCGCGGTGCTGGCCGATCCGTATCCGTTGTCGCAGGTGGTCAAGCAGAGCGCGCACCTCGCGCTGTTCCTGACCGGCCTGCAGCGCGGCGACGCGGGCCTGCTGCGCGAAGGTTTGGTCGATCTGCTGGTGGAACCGCGCCGCGCGCCGCTGATTCCCGGCTTCGCCGCGGTCAAGGCGGCGGCGTTGGACCACGCCGCGCTCGGCGCCAGCATTTCCGGCGCGGGCCCGAGCTGCTTCGCCTGGTTCGCCTCGCGCGGCGACGCGGCCGCGGCGGCGCCGGCGATGCGGCAAGCCTTCGCCGACGCGGGCTTCGACTCGCGCGCCTACGTCACCCCGGTGGCCGGGCCGCGCGCGGAGGTACTCGACTGAGTCCGTTTGCGTTCCGCCGCGACGATTGATCTCTCGCCTATCGCGACGCGCGGCGCTTCCGCACCGAAGCGCCCTGCGCAGCCCCCACCTCGGATTCCGCATGAATTTCCTCAGCACGCGCGGCCAGACCGCGCCCACCGCGATCGACGCCGCGCTCGCCGCCGGCCTCGCCCCCGACGGCGGCCTCTACGTTCCCGAATCGATCCCGCTGTTGGCGCAACCGCTCGCCGCGCGCTCGTTGCCCGACACCGCGCACACCGTGCTCGCGCCCTATTTCGCCCGCTCGGCGCTGCGCGACCGCCTCGACGATCTGTGCGCGCAGGCGTTTTCCTTCGACGCGCCGCTGCGCGCGCTGAACCCGCCCGACACCTGGCTGTTGGAGTTGTTCCACGGCCCCACCGCCGCGTTCAAGGATTACGCCGCGCGCTTCCTCGCCGGCGCCTTGGCCGGCTTGCGCGCGGCGGACGCGGCGGACACGACCATCGTCGTCGCCACCTCCGGCGACACCGGCGCCGCGGTCGCGAGCGCGTTCCACCGCCGGCCCGGCTTCCGTGTGCTGATCCTGTATCCCGACGGCCGCGTCTCGCCGCGTCAGGCGCACGGCCTGGGCTGCTGGGGCGACAACGTGCAAGCGCTGCGCGTGGACGGCGATTTCGACGCCTGCCAGCGTCTGGCCAAACAAGCGCTCGGCGACGAAGCGCTGCGCGCGCGGGTGCCGCTGAGCTCGGCCAACAGCATCAGCCTCGGCCGGCTGCTGCCGCAGGCGGCGTACTACGCGCACGCCGCGGCGCAGTACTACGCGGCCCACGGCGAGCCGCTGAACTTCATCGTCCCCACCGGCAATCTCGGCAACGCCTGCGCGGCGCTGGTGGCCAAGCGCATGGGCGCGCCGGTCGGCGAACTGCGGCTGGCGACCAACGCCAACGACACCTTGCCGCGCTACTTCGCCGGCGCCGACTACGCCGCCCAGCCGACCCGCGCGACCCTCGCCAACGCGATGGACGTCGGCGCGCCGAGCAATTTCGAGCGCCTGCGCCACTGGTATCGCGACGACGCCGAACTGCGCGCCGCGATCCAGGCCGAGGGCGTGGACGACGCGACCATCGCCGAAACCATCCGCGCCGCGCCGCAGCGCTACGGCATCGTCCCCTGCCCGCACACTGCGACCGGCCTGCGCATGCTGGAGTCGTTGCGCGCGCAAGGCGACGAGCGGCCGTGGGCAGTCGCGGCCACCGCGCATCCGTCCAAGTTCGACAGCATCGTCGAACCGCTGGTCGGACACGCCGTCGAACCGCCGCCGGCGCTGGCCGCCTCGCTGGCGCGGCCGGCTTCGGCCGAACCGATGGCGGCGGACTATGCGGCCTTGCGCGAGCGCCTGCTGGCCGGCGCGCTCGCCGACGCGGTGTAGGCGCCGCGCGCGAACCGAAGCTCAAAGCGCCTCGGCGGCGACAGCGGGCGGTCCGGCGCGGCGATAGGCGGCCCACTGCAGGCTGGGCCTGCGGTGGACCGCGCGCCCTCAGCGCTCGGCCTCGTCCGCCTGTGCGCAGGCCAACGCCGCCGAACGCCCTCCGGCCCCGTCCGGCCTACCGCCGGACACGACCGGCCCCATTCCGGCCGCGTAGTCGAGCCCGATCGTCCGGCGCGAAAAACCCGGCCGCAGCCGCACCGCGCCGAACGCATTGCCGGACTCGATGGTCGGATCGATCGCGTAGCCGACCTCGTCGCCGTAGTAGCCGTGCGGCACCGCGGTCGCGGCCAGGCGCAGTCGGTAACCGTGCAGGACATAGCGCTGCAGCTCGAACTGCGGCGGCAACACCAAGGTGCCGAGGGCGTAGCCGCGCGGTTCCACCTGATAGCCGCTGCCCAGCGCCCGACCGGGCAGTTCCAGGGTCGCCACCGTATACGCCACCGCGTCGTCGCCCGCGTCCGCATCGGCCTCCCACACGCTGGCGCCGACCCGCGGATCGAGCCAGAGATAGGTGTCGGCGCGTCCATTGCAGACCACGACCGCCAGCCG
Encoded here:
- a CDS encoding ion channel, which translates into the protein MTSYASLKARAIARRHPSAFLLAAQLLSLLAYPLFEPGGGGRVVFGAFGVLVLALAVWVVNRSPAIKWIAWIIAIPAFALSVLSVVVASPGLLVLSSALEAALYFYAAGALIAYMMSDHKVTADELFAAGATFTLLAWGFAYAFLVCQAWYPGSFVGAERPGEPRTWLELLFLSFTNLSAVGLGDILPMSPAARVLTMFEQLAGVGYLAAVVSRLIGLTMLRQPRT
- the thiC gene encoding phosphomethylpyrimidine synthase ThiC codes for the protein MNAVPSELIQQAEKLSADVTRPIPGSRKIHVQGSRPDLNVPMREIALARTPTIFGGEDNAPLAVYDTSGAYTDPDATIDLAAGLAPLRANWIAERGDTELLAGLSSQFGRQREHDPKLAHVRFGNRPLPRRALAGANVTQMHYARRGIVTPEMEYIAIRENQRLETIREAHLLNQHPGHSFGADIGKIITPEFVRDEVARGRAIIPNNINHPESEPMIIGRNFLTKVNANIGNSAVSSGIAEEVEKLVWSIRWGADTVMDLSTGKHIHETREWIIRNSPVPIGTVPIYQALEKVDGRAEELNWEIFRDTLIEQAEQGVDYFTIHAGVLLRYVPLTAKRVTGIVSRGGSILAKWCLAHHKENFLYTHFEEICEIMKAYDVAFSLGDGLRPGSIADANDAAQFGELETLGELTQIAWKHDVQTMIEGPGHVPMQLIKENMDKQLEVCGEAPFYTLGPLTTDIAPGYDHITSAIGAAMIGWYGTAMLCYVTPKEHLGLPNKHDVREGLMAYKIAAHAADLAKGFPGAQARDNAMSKARFEFRWEDQFNLGLDPERAREYHDETLPKDAHKVAHFCSMCGPHFCSMKITQDVRDYAKEHGVDEQAALDEGMAEKSAEFRAQGAEVYRRA
- a CDS encoding M23 family metallopeptidase: MKKISKAGLGLALLCALAAIGGNASAQGHGLSGEDLVYSYDEMFDFDIDAYLAKHAPQLRKHSEEISHWAGYSGISPKVLIALMEQQSGAISAKRGDAPKRPFGKLARADGFGAQTREVALALRQSLYERDPDGAKGPVTLARANPLQALFQRSGDSEPAAALRGDGEFQLIYGRLFNEPRQAKAPSDRFAKSGPDVQPLSPNGLLQFPFPRGASWHVGGAHTNTGSGNYPMSSLDMSRGGGWGSNQSGNWVSASAAGSFKRHSSCFAEIVHSGGWSTTYYHLMNIQYNTGANVSMNTAIANPANTQAQALCNGGSSTGPHQHWSLKQNGSFYHLNGAYLSGYRITATGSSYDTNCNRFYLTKNGQNYCYGYYPNPGPN
- a CDS encoding winged helix-turn-helix domain-containing protein, whose product is MPRTHEPSTPPLPAEHLRVGDCLVDIPLREIRAPGARRPRRITPKAMGVLLVLVDHADRVVSRDALLAEVWPDTLPTDDVVTQAITQLRKAFDEDRGNPRYIETIAKNGYRLLAKVRWQVPETAAAGEAETPAAVDGFDASRFDASADPAEAFAAAPGARAAERIEPVPLPNQPRPRGTWRSIVGAVATVLLLVIALVWWSLARQAHAPGVAAAPVDPARVAGSPRPYRLITSMPGFEVQPTLSPDAALVAYVAIPEGQRGTAILVQTTDQTPPRQLTRPSGLAEDSYPAWSPDGRSIAFLRVDPARSCKVLLIAANGGAEREVGDCDPRNPPTFEWTPDGRGLIFGSMQTAQGMVGMRVLDLASGEWRAVPYRPGAGNLDLSPRFSPDGRWIVFLRNNPQGDFWRLPAEGGTAERLSQLSADVRGWDWLPDNRSILFGRMIDGDTRLFRLELETGQARDLGIESAQFPAVAASRPAAAFVQRKPYFGLFRVVLGDTSKGAVHVVDPLFPSSARDMLPAVAPDGRQIVFFSDRSGSNHLWWADLDQPDSLRMLQGVTPGTRYGASWSADSTRVTVVGPDQDGRNAVFEIVPASGRVTRLPVPVGEPIQAMQLPDPNRLLVLASAGDGRLRLSLFDRSASPWKLLAAVDDVSEGKADPAHNRLLFARQTQAGLWQADLSLTPASIRQIDDSEPVADRYRLWDVASATGELRYMDQQPTCLSLMRRIATPELPPSALCLDQSRRSAINGFSLSPRGDTVYLALAKWDGADIGYMDLPEEPKTFVPGWLN